Proteins from a genomic interval of Lactococcus protaetiae:
- a CDS encoding lipoate--protein ligase — MQFINYLGQDAYTNIAMDSWLLYNLKPTEPVFSLWQNKRAVIVGRNQNTFAEVNQDYIDNHDVQVVRRVSGGGAVYHDEGNICFTFFVPVESSASVNFKQFVQPMYDALHAVGINAQITGRNDLEVEGKKISGNAQRYAGGYLMHHGTLLWDTDVEAMIRSLNVSDEKFVSKAAKSVRARVGNIKDYAPEELTLDSFIEALKYYLTDEGKDNELLLTEEQLTGIKDWRDHQFSTWDWNYGESPKFAFSNHAKFTGGSIDVQVNVEHGKITEINFLGDFLGVRDWRDIKEQFIGIEFTPEAVHEVLTSNKEGQYFGTIENNELAQMFKANDLAE; from the coding sequence ATGCAATTTATCAACTATCTAGGTCAAGACGCTTACACCAACATCGCTATGGACAGCTGGCTACTCTACAATTTAAAACCAACTGAGCCTGTTTTTTCATTATGGCAAAACAAACGTGCAGTTATTGTAGGTCGCAACCAGAATACTTTTGCCGAGGTCAATCAAGACTATATCGACAATCACGATGTCCAAGTCGTTCGTCGTGTATCCGGAGGTGGTGCAGTATATCACGATGAGGGAAATATCTGCTTCACATTTTTTGTCCCCGTTGAAAGTTCGGCATCTGTCAACTTTAAACAATTTGTCCAGCCCATGTATGATGCACTTCATGCTGTTGGCATCAATGCTCAAATCACAGGTCGTAACGACCTCGAAGTCGAAGGTAAGAAAATATCAGGTAATGCTCAGCGATACGCTGGTGGCTACCTCATGCATCACGGAACACTACTCTGGGATACCGATGTTGAAGCCATGATTCGCTCACTCAACGTTTCTGATGAAAAGTTTGTCAGCAAAGCAGCAAAATCTGTCCGCGCTCGCGTTGGTAACATCAAAGATTATGCTCCTGAGGAATTGACATTAGATAGTTTCATCGAAGCCTTAAAATACTACCTCACTGACGAAGGAAAAGACAATGAACTTCTCCTGACCGAAGAACAACTCACAGGTATCAAAGATTGGCGTGATCATCAATTCTCCACTTGGGATTGGAATTATGGTGAGTCACCAAAATTCGCATTTAGTAACCATGCTAAATTTACAGGTGGTAGCATCGATGTCCAAGTCAATGTAGAGCACGGAAAAATCACAGAAATCAATTTTCTCGGTGATTTCCTCGGCGTTCGTGACTGGCGTGATATTAAAGAGCAGTTTATCGGCATCGAATTCACTCCTGAAGCCGTCCACGAAGTTCTCACTTCCAACAAAGAAGGACAATATTTCGGAACAATTGAAAACAATGAACTCGCTCAAATGTTTAAAGCCAATGACTTAGCTGAATAA
- a CDS encoding glycerophosphodiester phosphodiesterase gives MNHEVQTFVFAHRGSKCNRPENTLASFREAVRVHSDGIELDVHLSNDGELIVIHDEKIDRTTTGKGLVRKMTVAELKRFDAGSWFKEDFRGEKIPILSEVLSLLTDLHFTGSLNIEIKTDKYHYPDIEKKLSVLMKSQQWPFTHLYSSFNIDSLKILSEIEPDVELSYLTNNRLKKIENGLLTDFITSIHPRKSYAFKHPVLTALSNKPVRLWTVNSESEMRQAFHENVAGIITDYPEQAIRIRNQIQKQPDYTR, from the coding sequence ATGAATCATGAAGTTCAAACTTTTGTCTTTGCTCATCGTGGTTCCAAATGCAATCGCCCCGAAAATACGCTTGCTTCATTTCGTGAAGCAGTCCGTGTTCATTCCGATGGGATTGAACTTGATGTGCATCTTTCTAATGATGGTGAACTTATTGTCATTCATGATGAAAAAATTGATCGGACAACGACAGGTAAAGGACTTGTGCGCAAAATGACTGTTGCCGAGCTCAAAAGGTTTGATGCTGGATCTTGGTTCAAAGAAGATTTCCGTGGAGAAAAAATACCAATCCTTTCGGAAGTCCTGTCATTACTGACAGATTTACACTTCACAGGAAGCTTGAATATCGAAATCAAGACTGACAAATATCACTATCCAGATATTGAAAAAAAGCTGTCAGTGCTGATGAAAAGCCAGCAGTGGCCTTTTACCCATTTGTATAGCTCTTTCAATATTGACTCTCTAAAAATTCTCAGCGAAATTGAGCCTGATGTAGAATTAAGTTATCTCACCAATAATCGACTTAAAAAGATTGAAAATGGGTTACTGACAGATTTTATTACTAGTATTCACCCTCGTAAATCCTACGCATTCAAACATCCTGTCCTTACAGCATTGTCCAACAAACCTGTCAGACTTTGGACAGTAAATAGTGAATCCGAAATGCGACAAGCTTTTCATGAAAATGTTGCTGGTATTATCACAGACTATCCTGAGCAAGCTATTCGTATCCGTAATCAAATTCAAAAACAGCCAGACTATACTCGCTAA
- a CDS encoding HD domain-containing protein: MIDLEKIAEFAKKIHMENNDGHGFDHIERVVALANKILLTEPSANRELVLAACYLHDTYDEKLTDRVEQQKIFVSKFLNTVSTDSIINKQIFFIIDNMSFSSNIESRKSLDINGQIVQDADRLDAMGAWGIARTLEYGWARGRALYDPSDKPVSVLTKADYHQKEGTTLNHFYEKLFLLEDLLNTDEAKNIGKKRNQIMHDFVKAIEQEYNESH; the protein is encoded by the coding sequence ATGATTGACTTAGAAAAAATTGCAGAATTTGCTAAAAAAATTCATATGGAAAATAATGATGGTCATGGTTTTGACCATATTGAGCGCGTGGTAGCTTTAGCAAATAAAATTTTACTGACAGAACCGTCAGCAAATCGTGAGCTTGTGCTGGCTGCTTGTTACTTGCATGATACCTATGACGAAAAGTTGACAGATCGTGTAGAACAGCAGAAAATTTTTGTCAGTAAATTTTTAAATACTGTCAGTACTGACAGTATTATCAACAAGCAGATTTTCTTTATCATTGACAATATGAGCTTTTCGTCAAATATCGAAAGTCGGAAATCCTTAGATATCAATGGGCAGATTGTACAGGATGCTGACAGACTCGATGCTATGGGCGCTTGGGGCATTGCTCGCACGCTAGAGTACGGTTGGGCACGTGGTCGCGCACTTTATGACCCTTCTGATAAACCTGTCAGCGTACTGACAAAGGCCGATTATCATCAAAAAGAGGGAACCACGCTTAATCATTTTTATGAAAAACTTTTTTTGCTTGAAGATTTACTCAATACAGATGAGGCAAAAAATATAGGCAAAAAACGAAATCAAATCATGCATGATTTTGTCAAAGCAATAGAGCAGGAATATAACGAAAGTCACTGA
- a CDS encoding DUF6440 family protein, protein MNKNDIKERFEQTTGKAAALETNTVIVDKETGIEYLFHAAGYAAD, encoded by the coding sequence ATGAACAAAAATGACATCAAAGAACGGTTTGAACAAACGACTGGAAAAGCAGCAGCACTTGAAACGAATACGGTTATTGTGGATAAAGAAACTGGGATTGAGTATCTTTTTCATGCTGCTGGTTATGCGGCGGATTGA
- a CDS encoding 2'-5' RNA ligase family protein: MDYSLVLKFDDAFNEFIQSVWNIFEKTHLSTYHLDKAGYFPHVTLESALTQEDISSIKDSMDNIGLKSFYVVFDKISIFPHSDTLTLQLSDDRIIAFRNNLRKELSFTGVENPMFPYVPHLTLMNHQGLQAANVGKSMLSNQLIPSGFAVEIALIELSNKTSDIKIIKKVSLN, from the coding sequence ATGGATTATTCACTTGTTTTAAAATTTGACGATGCGTTCAATGAATTTATTCAAAGCGTTTGGAACATTTTTGAAAAAACTCACTTATCAACTTACCATCTGGATAAAGCTGGATATTTTCCTCATGTCACTTTAGAATCAGCACTCACTCAGGAAGATATTTCCAGTATAAAAGATTCAATGGATAACATTGGCCTAAAGAGTTTTTATGTTGTTTTCGATAAAATCTCTATTTTTCCTCACTCTGATACACTAACTCTCCAACTCTCTGATGATAGAATCATTGCTTTCCGCAATAATTTGCGAAAAGAATTGTCATTTACTGGCGTAGAAAATCCAATGTTTCCTTATGTTCCGCATTTGACCTTGATGAATCATCAAGGACTGCAAGCTGCAAATGTAGGAAAGTCAATGCTTTCTAACCAGTTGATACCCTCTGGCTTTGCTGTTGAAATTGCACTTATAGAACTTAGTAATAAAACTTCAGATATTAAAATAATTAAGAAAGTAAGTCTAAATTGA
- the trpS gene encoding tryptophan--tRNA ligase, producing the protein MTKPTILTGDRPTGKLHIGHYVGSLQNRVKMQNEGKYNMFVFLADQQALTDHAKEPEKIIQSVGDVALDYLAAGLDPEKSTIFIQSQIPELAELSMYYMNLVSLARLERNPTVKTEIAQKGFGESIPAGFLVYPVSQAADITAFKATHVPVGNDQKPMIEQTREIVRSFNNAYHADVLVEPEGIYPENEAAGRLPGLDGNAKMSKSLNNGIFLADDLDTLKKKVMSMYTDPDHIKVEDPGKIEGNMVFHYLDVFGNADDAATIAEMKAQYQAGGLGDVKTKRYLLEVLDRELSPIRERRIEFAKNMDYVYDMLKQGSLKAEAVASQTLDEVKFAMGINYFK; encoded by the coding sequence ATGACTAAACCAACTATATTAACGGGCGACCGCCCTACTGGAAAACTTCACATCGGGCATTACGTCGGATCGCTCCAAAATCGCGTGAAAATGCAAAATGAAGGCAAGTATAATATGTTTGTCTTTCTTGCCGACCAGCAAGCATTGACCGACCATGCCAAAGAACCCGAAAAAATTATTCAATCTGTGGGTGATGTTGCACTAGACTATCTAGCAGCTGGACTTGACCCTGAAAAATCAACGATTTTTATTCAAAGTCAGATTCCAGAGCTTGCTGAATTGTCCATGTATTACATGAATCTTGTTTCTTTGGCGCGCTTGGAGCGTAATCCGACAGTTAAGACGGAGATTGCTCAAAAAGGTTTTGGTGAATCTATCCCCGCAGGATTTTTAGTCTATCCTGTGTCACAGGCGGCTGATATTACAGCTTTTAAGGCGACTCATGTGCCTGTTGGTAATGACCAAAAACCAATGATTGAGCAAACACGTGAGATTGTACGTTCATTCAACAATGCTTACCATGCCGATGTTTTAGTTGAACCAGAGGGAATCTACCCTGAAAACGAGGCTGCTGGACGTTTACCAGGTCTAGATGGTAATGCAAAAATGTCTAAATCACTCAATAATGGAATTTTCCTTGCGGACGACTTGGATACTTTGAAGAAAAAAGTGATGAGTATGTACACTGATCCTGACCACATCAAAGTTGAAGACCCTGGTAAAATCGAAGGAAATATGGTTTTCCATTATCTTGATGTTTTTGGTAATGCAGATGATGCGGCAACTATTGCTGAGATGAAGGCGCAATATCAGGCAGGTGGACTTGGTGATGTGAAAACAAAACGCTATTTGCTCGAAGTGCTTGACCGAGAACTGTCACCAATACGTGAACGCCGAATTGAGTTTGCCAAAAATATGGACTATGTCTATGATATGCTCAAGCAGGGTTCTTTGAAAGCGGAGGCTGTCGCTAGTCAAACGCTTGATGAAGTTAAGTTTGCTATGGGAATTAATTATTTTAAATAA
- a CDS encoding OsmC family protein: protein MANVSTASAHWEDSLENGFGTISAESSQLFTEVPYNFKARLDSQAHITTPEELLGAAHAACFSMAFSLVLGTKGLVPTSVDTTADVTFDVTPDGPAITGIKLTNHSVIPGLSEKDFQEIAQVVKENCPVSKALAGVDITLEAILG, encoded by the coding sequence ATGGCAAACGTATCCACAGCATCTGCACACTGGGAAGATTCACTTGAAAATGGTTTTGGTACAATTTCAGCAGAAAGTTCACAACTTTTTACAGAAGTTCCTTACAATTTTAAAGCACGTCTTGATAGTCAAGCACATATTACAACACCAGAAGAATTACTTGGTGCAGCTCACGCCGCTTGTTTTAGTATGGCGTTCTCTCTTGTTTTAGGAACAAAAGGACTTGTCCCAACGAGTGTAGATACTACTGCTGACGTTACTTTTGACGTTACACCAGACGGACCAGCTATTACTGGAATCAAATTAACCAATCATTCTGTTATCCCTGGACTATCAGAAAAAGATTTTCAAGAAATTGCCCAAGTAGTAAAGGAAAATTGCCCAGTTTCAAAGGCTTTGGCAGGAGTTGATATTACCTTAGAAGCAATTTTAGGATGA
- a CDS encoding VOC family protein — protein sequence MTFNMCTMLYVQDVKAEANFFQSIGFAEISRETIAESETVTFAPQAEGNARLQIFDIEFIKLMSPEVADNKPSILFTVSDISKWHDNVKTQGGFISDLQDMGGKCTFNFQSPSGSYFAFMEA from the coding sequence ATGACTTTTAATATGTGCACTATGCTTTACGTTCAAGATGTAAAAGCAGAAGCTAACTTTTTTCAATCCATCGGATTTGCAGAAATTTCTCGCGAAACAATTGCGGAATCTGAAACAGTAACCTTTGCTCCGCAAGCAGAAGGAAATGCTCGTTTGCAGATTTTTGATATTGAATTTATCAAGTTAATGAGTCCAGAAGTAGCTGATAATAAGCCATCTATTTTATTTACAGTATCAGATATTTCAAAATGGCATGATAATGTCAAGACTCAAGGAGGTTTTATCAGTGATTTACAAGATATGGGCGGTAAATGCACATTCAACTTTCAAAGTCCAAGTGGTTCTTATTTTGCCTTCATGGAAGCCTAA
- a CDS encoding helix-turn-helix transcriptional regulator — translation MIFNYIYTTFLTILYTLVMSFALGGYLKEHKKNYLLITLYFLLLILNGLLVTMSETFKTFASDYNRQFMVNPIIETLYYLAIFAIALKLINELLGEKIKSHQYGIYIVFALWLIVVPFFSNSALKVWLYYFPSQAVTIYMGIYLLKHYRKIEQSIVWRNYAKWLGLLALIFGIAIVSEDTFVIFFRDIYHANMLKIHNRNVSEDIFHISLCIVAIKYFLFNYKTNSVNQIIPSSLDMVNIEVDEENVVRTDEEASYFDKFVATYGITQREAEILDLLIKRKHNQEIANQLYLSLGTVKTHTHNIFIKLQIERRSDVCEVWENFKKSEKLK, via the coding sequence ATGATTTTTAATTATATTTATACTACTTTCCTAACAATTCTCTATACACTTGTGATGTCATTTGCTTTGGGTGGCTATTTAAAAGAACATAAGAAGAACTACTTATTAATAACACTGTATTTTCTTCTTCTTATCTTGAACGGTCTACTTGTAACCATGTCGGAAACATTTAAAACATTTGCCAGTGATTATAATCGACAATTTATGGTAAATCCAATCATTGAAACGCTTTATTATTTAGCGATTTTTGCAATTGCTTTAAAGCTAATTAATGAATTACTTGGAGAAAAGATAAAATCTCACCAATACGGAATTTATATCGTGTTTGCTTTGTGGCTCATTGTGGTTCCTTTTTTTAGTAATTCTGCATTGAAAGTATGGCTCTACTATTTTCCAAGTCAGGCTGTCACAATTTATATGGGAATTTACTTGCTCAAGCACTACCGTAAGATAGAACAGTCAATTGTATGGCGGAATTATGCGAAATGGCTAGGTCTATTAGCTTTGATTTTTGGAATAGCTATTGTTTCAGAAGATACTTTTGTTATTTTCTTTAGAGATATCTATCACGCTAATATGTTAAAAATTCATAATCGCAATGTATCTGAGGATATTTTTCACATCTCGCTTTGTATAGTAGCGATCAAGTATTTTTTGTTTAATTATAAAACAAACTCTGTAAATCAAATAATTCCTTCTTCACTAGATATGGTAAATATTGAGGTTGATGAAGAAAATGTTGTGCGCACAGATGAGGAAGCATCCTACTTTGATAAATTTGTAGCTACTTATGGTATCACTCAAAGAGAAGCGGAAATTCTTGACTTACTCATAAAACGCAAACACAACCAAGAAATTGCAAACCAACTCTACCTCTCTCTTGGAACAGTAAAAACACATACCCACAATATTTTTATCAAACTTCAAATTGAGCGGCGCTCAGATGTTTGTGAAGTGTGGGAAAACT